One window from the genome of Rhea pennata isolate bPtePen1 chromosome 16, bPtePen1.pri, whole genome shotgun sequence encodes:
- the TP53INP2 gene encoding tumor protein p53-inducible nuclear protein 2 isoform X1, with protein MFQRFTSLFFSDSNTPEGLEEPKPFVSEEEEEDGWLIIDLAGSYTSTSGEEQRVGERDPICLPRCCPGSPPPTTSSSHTLRDCVGRPVPSQPDPCLMDESWFVTPPPCFTAEGPGLDSMESNPMEDLLIEHPSMSVYVTSNSLVVDRESPEEISEGREVPEPRLERHAPHHSTSLTVKAAILEKVSQARRVQRAKQLAEKHRLSQKALQRQNRARERPSRRIKQQGGSFVHQPCQRHCNY; from the exons ATGTTCCAGCGTTTCACCAGCCTCTTCTTCAGTGACAGCAACACACCAGAGGGCCTGGAGGAGCCCAAACCCTTCGtctctgaggaggaggaggaagatggatGGCTCATAATTGATCTTGCAG GTAGCTATACCTCAACCTCTGGTGAAGAGCAGAGGGTAGGTGAGAGGGATCCCATTTGCCTGCCCCGGTGCTGCCCGGGGTCCCCCCCGCCTACCACTTCTTCGTCCCACACACTCCGTGACTGTGTTGGCAGGCCTGTGCCCTCCCAGCCCGACCCCTGCTTGATGGACGAGAGTTGGTTTGTCACCCCTCCCCCCTGTTTTACTGCAGAAGGCCCCGGTCTCGACAGTATGGAGAGCAATCCCATGGAGGATCTCCTCATCGAGCACCCTAGCATGTCCGTCTATGTCACCAGCAACAGCCTTGTGGTGGACAGGGAGAGCCCCGAGGAGATCAGTGAAGG CAGGGAAGTGCCGGAGCCCCGGCTGGAGCGTCATGCGCCGCACCACAGCACGTCTCTCACGGTGAAGGCGGCCATCCTCGAGAAGGTCAGCCAGGCCCGGCGGGTGCAGCGGGCCAAGCAGCTGGCAGAGAAGCACCGGCTCAGCCAGAAGGCCCTGCAGCGGCAGAACCGGGCCCGCGAGCGCCCCTCACGGAGGATCAAGCAGCAAGGCGGGAGCTTCGTCCACCAGCCATGCCAGCGCCACTGCAACTACTAA
- the TP53INP2 gene encoding tumor protein p53-inducible nuclear protein 2 isoform X2 yields MFQRFTSLFFSDSNTPEGLEEPKPFVSEEEEEDGWLIIDLAGSYTSTSGEEQRVGERDPICLPRCCPGSPPPTTSSSHTLRDCVGRPVPSQPDPCLMDESWFVTPPPCFTAEGPGLDSMESNPMEDLLIEHPSMSVYVTSNSLVVDRESPEEISEGEVPEPRLERHAPHHSTSLTVKAAILEKVSQARRVQRAKQLAEKHRLSQKALQRQNRARERPSRRIKQQGGSFVHQPCQRHCNY; encoded by the exons ATGTTCCAGCGTTTCACCAGCCTCTTCTTCAGTGACAGCAACACACCAGAGGGCCTGGAGGAGCCCAAACCCTTCGtctctgaggaggaggaggaagatggatGGCTCATAATTGATCTTGCAG GTAGCTATACCTCAACCTCTGGTGAAGAGCAGAGGGTAGGTGAGAGGGATCCCATTTGCCTGCCCCGGTGCTGCCCGGGGTCCCCCCCGCCTACCACTTCTTCGTCCCACACACTCCGTGACTGTGTTGGCAGGCCTGTGCCCTCCCAGCCCGACCCCTGCTTGATGGACGAGAGTTGGTTTGTCACCCCTCCCCCCTGTTTTACTGCAGAAGGCCCCGGTCTCGACAGTATGGAGAGCAATCCCATGGAGGATCTCCTCATCGAGCACCCTAGCATGTCCGTCTATGTCACCAGCAACAGCCTTGTGGTGGACAGGGAGAGCCCCGAGGAGATCAGTGAAGG GGAAGTGCCGGAGCCCCGGCTGGAGCGTCATGCGCCGCACCACAGCACGTCTCTCACGGTGAAGGCGGCCATCCTCGAGAAGGTCAGCCAGGCCCGGCGGGTGCAGCGGGCCAAGCAGCTGGCAGAGAAGCACCGGCTCAGCCAGAAGGCCCTGCAGCGGCAGAACCGGGCCCGCGAGCGCCCCTCACGGAGGATCAAGCAGCAAGGCGGGAGCTTCGTCCACCAGCCATGCCAGCGCCACTGCAACTACTAA
- the TP53INP2 gene encoding tumor protein p53-inducible nuclear protein 2 isoform X3, with product MFQRFTSLFFSDSNTPEGLEEPKPFVSEEEEEDGWLIIDLAEGPGLDSMESNPMEDLLIEHPSMSVYVTSNSLVVDRESPEEISEGREVPEPRLERHAPHHSTSLTVKAAILEKVSQARRVQRAKQLAEKHRLSQKALQRQNRARERPSRRIKQQGGSFVHQPCQRHCNY from the exons ATGTTCCAGCGTTTCACCAGCCTCTTCTTCAGTGACAGCAACACACCAGAGGGCCTGGAGGAGCCCAAACCCTTCGtctctgaggaggaggaggaagatggatGGCTCATAATTGATCTTGCAG AAGGCCCCGGTCTCGACAGTATGGAGAGCAATCCCATGGAGGATCTCCTCATCGAGCACCCTAGCATGTCCGTCTATGTCACCAGCAACAGCCTTGTGGTGGACAGGGAGAGCCCCGAGGAGATCAGTGAAGG CAGGGAAGTGCCGGAGCCCCGGCTGGAGCGTCATGCGCCGCACCACAGCACGTCTCTCACGGTGAAGGCGGCCATCCTCGAGAAGGTCAGCCAGGCCCGGCGGGTGCAGCGGGCCAAGCAGCTGGCAGAGAAGCACCGGCTCAGCCAGAAGGCCCTGCAGCGGCAGAACCGGGCCCGCGAGCGCCCCTCACGGAGGATCAAGCAGCAAGGCGGGAGCTTCGTCCACCAGCCATGCCAGCGCCACTGCAACTACTAA